A DNA window from Thalassospiraceae bacterium LMO-JJ14 contains the following coding sequences:
- a CDS encoding SHOCT domain-containing protein: MRTSFLSALMAGGTTMAASGLAHAQGYGYGYSDHPMMWNGMLMGPMMMILMTVVIAVAIVLVLKFLGVGGGGNHGKDVRDNSLAILNERFAKGEIDSAEYEERKKTLGA, encoded by the coding sequence ATGAGAACATCTTTTTTGAGTGCATTAATGGCGGGTGGCACGACAATGGCCGCTTCCGGCCTAGCCCATGCGCAGGGTTACGGTTACGGATACAGCGACCACCCGATGATGTGGAACGGTATGTTGATGGGTCCGATGATGATGATCCTGATGACCGTCGTCATCGCCGTAGCCATCGTTTTGGTTCTGAAATTCCTGGGCGTGGGCGGCGGTGGCAACCATGGCAAGGACGTGCGGGACAATTCGCTCGCCATCCTGAACGAACGCTTTGCCAAAGGTGAAATCGACAGCGCCGAATACGAGGAACGGAAGAAGACGCTCGGCGCGTAA
- a CDS encoding cytochrome c has protein sequence MKKILPQLYVLAIAMLLVPLFAYGVPAAQKAIYENPIEPKKTPELNLGKLNYDAYCASCHGKTAGGTDKGPTFISRIYHPGHHSDGAFYLAPKNGARAHHWTFGDMKPVPEVNDSQLEYIVKYVRAVQKANGLF, from the coding sequence ATGAAAAAGATACTCCCGCAACTTTATGTGCTCGCCATTGCTATGCTGTTGGTGCCATTGTTTGCATACGGTGTGCCGGCCGCGCAAAAGGCGATCTACGAAAATCCGATCGAGCCGAAGAAGACGCCTGAACTAAATCTAGGCAAATTAAACTACGACGCGTATTGCGCGTCGTGTCACGGCAAGACGGCCGGGGGCACCGACAAAGGGCCTACATTCATCAGTCGGATCTACCACCCGGGGCATCATAGCGACGGCGCGTTTTACCTCGCACCGAAGAACGGCGCGCGCGCGCATCACTGGACATTTGGCGATATGAAACCGGTTCCTGAAGTCAATGATTCGCAACTCGAATATATCGTCAAGTACGTGCGTGCTGTGCAAAAGGCGAACGGGCTGTTCTGA
- a CDS encoding DsbA family protein has product MHGLITRFAFTTVFACALLLLVASPVLATSHDTVFSNEETQAIKQIIRDYIMKSPETILRSVQEHQARQESEKEQRVVEIIRDRSEELLNDPNSYVAGNPEGDVTMVEFFDYRCGYCKRVHPVVKKLLQDDGNIRLVYKEFPILGPPSVYAARAAIASLPGEKYLPFHNALMEARGALTEERVLFIAEDVGLDPETVEADIKSGKDRANEIIAMNFDLADALKITGTPAFVIGDTVIRGAVDMSTFVDAIADVRKKQRAKGG; this is encoded by the coding sequence ATGCATGGCCTTATAACCCGGTTTGCGTTCACTACAGTATTCGCATGTGCGCTACTTCTTCTCGTAGCGTCGCCGGTGTTGGCGACTTCCCATGACACTGTTTTCAGTAACGAAGAGACGCAAGCGATCAAACAGATCATCCGCGACTACATCATGAAGTCGCCAGAGACGATCCTGCGCTCCGTTCAGGAACATCAGGCACGGCAAGAGTCCGAAAAGGAGCAGCGGGTCGTAGAGATCATTCGCGACCGCAGCGAGGAGTTGTTGAACGACCCGAACTCATATGTCGCCGGCAACCCCGAAGGCGATGTGACGATGGTCGAATTCTTTGATTATCGGTGCGGTTACTGCAAACGTGTACATCCGGTCGTTAAGAAGCTGCTCCAGGACGACGGAAATATCAGGTTGGTCTACAAAGAGTTCCCGATCCTTGGTCCACCTTCCGTTTATGCTGCGCGCGCAGCGATCGCATCACTGCCGGGCGAGAAATATTTGCCGTTCCACAATGCCCTTATGGAGGCCCGCGGCGCGTTGACGGAGGAACGGGTACTGTTTATCGCCGAGGACGTCGGTCTCGACCCGGAAACTGTTGAAGCCGATATAAAGAGCGGAAAAGACCGAGCGAATGAAATCATCGCCATGAACTTCGACCTGGCCGATGCGCTGAAAATTACCGGGACCCCCGCATTCGTCATCGGAGATACGGTTATACGGGGTGCGGTGGACATGTCGACGTTTGTTGATGCCATCGCCGATGTGCGCAAGAAGCAAAGAGCTAAAGGCGGGTGA